CTAGTAAGGTGACTGGGATTAAGCGTCAGGAGAACATTTATTTCTGTTTTAAAGCAGCTTGAGCAATTAAAGCATCAAAAATACCATCATCAGGAAGATTTAAAGTTGCTATTTGAGCGATCACTCCATATTTAAAATTACTAATCACAAATCATATCAAAATCATAAAAACTTCACCTCGGCTACGCCATCCCTCTCCTTCCTAAGGAGAGGGGATGGGAGTGAGGTTAAACTAAAACTTCGCCTACCTTTTCCCCCGTTTTCTCTAACGCCTTGGTGGCGACTACAGATCCAATTGCGATCGCAGCAGTAGTAAAAGGTTCCATGTGCTACTTTGCATTTTACTTAATTTATGAACACACGAATTTGATCTGCAATTACGCAATTTCAAGCAAAATTTTTGATTTCGTTAGGACATTAAGTTGTGTCGTTAGGACACTTAAATTTTAGGGTGGGTTATGGCAACGCTTAACGCATCAGCAGATTATACAATGCGTTAGGCTGAAGCCGTAACGCACCCTACTTAAATATTTACTTAATATTTACTTGCTAAATAGGTTCTAAGCAAAAACACTAATACTAATTTCAGAAATATTGAACAAAAATCCAATTTAATGTCAAATTTGCTGATGCAGAATGGAATTTGATTAAGACAAACTAGCTCTAAAAGCATGTATAAAGAGTATAGCTATGTCTCGTAAAAAACGCACGTCCCGCATTTTAGAAAAAGCCGAATTAAGAATTTCTGGACTTAAAGCAATTGATCCTAATATGGATTTTGGTGATGCTCGCACTTTGCAAAATATGATACAACTAATCGAGCAATACCGTACCAAGCTTGATGCTTATAATACTGCTTTAGCTGTGATTGACTCTGCCAAAACAGAAATGAAAGAGTTGGAAAAGAAATTAGGCGATCTTTCCGAAAAAATGCTAATCGGTGTTGCTTTTAAGTATGGCAAAGACAGCCTGGAATATGAAATGGCTGGTGGTGTTCGTAAAAGCGATCGCATCCACAGAAGTTCTGTCAGCCGTATAAAAGGTACTACTGAGGAAATGTCTGAGTAGAGACGCGAGGAACATCGCGTCTGTACAATAGTGATTAATCGCGTCTGTACAATAGTGATTAATCGCGTCTGTACAATATCTTTGTGTCCCTCCTTGTTTCGCTTCCCTTATCCCCAATCTCCCTTCCCGATTTTCAAAAATATTTAGAAATAACCTGATAATGTGATGTAGTTAAAACTACTTGTTATCAAAATTTTCTATTTATAAAACTTAATCTAACCGTGAAAAGAATATTAATTATATCGGCAAACCCCAAAAATACATCTAAGCTCCGCTTAGATGAAGAGGTGCGGGAAATTGAAACAGGGCTGCAACGTTCTAAAGGACGTGATCAGTTTGAAATTATCTGCAAATGGGCAGTGCGTACTGACGATTTGCGTCGTGCTTTATTAGATTATGAACCACAAATAGTTCATTTTTCTGGACATGGAGCTGGCGCTCAAGGTTTGGCATTGGAAAATAATGCTGGGGAGATGCAACTTGTAAGTACAGAATCTCTAGCTAGGCTATTCAGATTTTTTCAAGATAAAGTCGAGTGTGTATTCTTTAACGCCTGCTACTCTGAAGCTCAAGCCCAAGCGATTCACCAACATATTAATTATGTGATTGGCATGAACCAAAAAATTGGGGATAGGGCTGCAATTGAATTTGCGGTTGGGTTTTATGATGCTCTGGGCGCAGGTAGAACTTATGAAGAAGCATACGAGTTAGGTTGTGCTTCTATTGATCTAGAAGGAATTCCAGAGTCTTCAACCCCAGTATTAAAAAGCCCAGGTAATATTTACAAAGCTGGAAATTCTTATGCGTCCAATGTTTCACCAGCACAAGAACGAGGTGAAATAGAAAATGGGAGCGATCGCAATGTCATTCGTCTATCGAAAAAATCAGAACAGGTAACACCTACCTCTACAACATCTGTTTTTCCCCTAGAAGAACCAGAGGGACAAGTACCTCTAGATTCTGCCTTTTATGTCGAACGTCCACCCATTGAAACCGACTGTTACGAAGCAATTGTGAGAACTGGTGCTTTGATTCGGGTGAAAGCACCCAGGCAAATGGGTAAAAGTTCACTGATGAGGCGAATTCTGCATCACGCTGAACAACAA
Above is a genomic segment from Fischerella sp. JS2 containing:
- a CDS encoding AAA-like domain-containing protein codes for the protein MKRILIISANPKNTSKLRLDEEVREIETGLQRSKGRDQFEIICKWAVRTDDLRRALLDYEPQIVHFSGHGAGAQGLALENNAGEMQLVSTESLARLFRFFQDKVECVFFNACYSEAQAQAIHQHINYVIGMNQKIGDRAAIEFAVGFYDALGAGRTYEEAYELGCASIDLEGIPESSTPVLKSPGNIYKAGNSYASNVSPAQERGEIENGSDRNVIRLSKKSEQVTPTSTTSVFPLEEPEGQVPLDSAFYVERPPIETDCYEAIVRTGALIRVKAPRQMGKSSLMRRILHHAEQQGYQTVCINFQDADAEFLNSSEKFLQWFSASITYGLNLPDKLADYWKGILGSKNKCTNYFQRYLLAEIAHPVALGLDEVDEVFKHPEIAQEFFGLLRSWHEKAKNEPIWQKLRLVIVHSKEVYIPLNINQSPFNVGLPIELPEFTQIQVQNLIQKHGLNWNNLEVEQFMRLFGGHPYLVRVALYQIARRRMTLEKLQQIAPTEEGPYSDHLRRHLLNIENDANLLVAIRQVMTANSPVDVGTTEAFQLRSMGLVKLQGNDVMPLCDLYCQYFSDRLGIN